In bacterium YEK0313, one genomic interval encodes:
- the nhaA_1 gene encoding Na(+)/H(+) antiporter NhaA, producing MTRQTSPAPRPLSALRAFLSGEASGGIVLMAAAVVAMVLANSPAASGYFAILKLYLGPLSVLHWINDGLMALFFLLVGLEIKREFVDGQLSTWPRRVLPGIAAAGGMIAPAVIYVLFNAATPATLRGWAIPTATDIAFALGVLALLGSRVPVSLKIFLTALAIIDDLGAIAIIAAFYTADLSLAWLGAAIAVLVLLAALNRAGVERLPAYLLPGLFLWFFLLKSGVHATLAGVALALTIPLRTSPGRPDDPHSPLHVLEHALHPYVAYLIVPVFGFANAGVSLAGLDLAALLAPVPVGIAAGLFLGKQIGVFLTTWLAVRLGWADCPEHASWAQVYGVAMLCGIGFTMSLFIGLLAFPTSEALQNEVKVGVLMGSLASALVGTLVLLMSRGERAPGRRA from the coding sequence ATGACCCGGCAGACCAGCCCAGCGCCCCGGCCTCTCTCCGCCCTCCGTGCCTTCCTGTCCGGCGAGGCCAGTGGCGGCATCGTCCTGATGGCCGCCGCGGTGGTTGCGATGGTTCTCGCCAACTCGCCGGCGGCATCGGGCTATTTCGCGATCCTCAAGCTCTATCTCGGCCCGCTGAGCGTGCTGCATTGGATCAATGACGGCCTGATGGCGCTGTTCTTCCTGCTGGTCGGCCTGGAGATCAAGCGGGAGTTCGTCGACGGCCAGCTGTCCACCTGGCCGCGGCGCGTGCTGCCGGGGATCGCCGCCGCCGGCGGCATGATCGCGCCGGCCGTCATCTACGTGCTGTTCAATGCGGCAACGCCCGCGACGCTGCGCGGCTGGGCCATCCCGACCGCCACCGACATCGCCTTCGCCCTCGGCGTGCTGGCCCTGCTCGGCTCGCGCGTGCCGGTGTCGCTGAAGATCTTCCTGACGGCGCTCGCCATCATCGACGATCTCGGCGCCATCGCCATCATTGCCGCCTTCTACACCGCCGACCTGTCGCTCGCCTGGCTTGGCGCGGCCATTGCCGTGCTGGTGCTGCTCGCCGCGCTCAACCGGGCCGGCGTCGAGCGCCTGCCGGCCTATCTCCTGCCGGGCCTCTTCCTCTGGTTCTTCCTGCTCAAGTCGGGCGTCCATGCCACGCTTGCCGGCGTCGCGCTGGCGCTCACCATTCCGCTGCGCACCTCGCCCGGCCGGCCCGACGACCCGCATTCGCCGCTGCACGTGCTCGAGCACGCGCTGCACCCCTATGTCGCCTATCTGATCGTGCCGGTCTTCGGCTTCGCCAATGCCGGCGTGTCGCTGGCCGGCCTCGATCTCGCCGCCCTGCTGGCGCCGGTGCCGGTCGGCATCGCGGCCGGCCTGTTCCTCGGCAAGCAGATCGGCGTCTTCCTCACCACCTGGCTCGCCGTCAGGCTCGGCTGGGCCGACTGCCCCGAACATGCCTCCTGGGCGCAGGTCTATGGCGTCGCGATGCTCTGCGGCATCGGCTTCACCATGAGCCTGTTCATCGGCCTGCTCGCCTTCCCGACCTCGGAGGCGCTGCAGAACGAGGTCAAGGTCGGCGTGCTCATGGGCTCGCTCGCCTCGGCGCTGGTGGGAACCCTCGTCCTGCTGATGAGCCGGGGCGAGCGCGCGCCCGGACGGCGGGCCTGA
- a CDS encoding Tripartite ATP-independent periplasmic transporters, DctQ component: MNGLLALSRGIDAVNEKVGRIADWCVLLACLISAGNACFRYLFSLSSNSLLEIQWYLFGVTVLLGASYTLKMNEHVRVDLVYGSLSDRGRLWIDTLGIIIFLLPTTIFLTYLSWPFFLISYRQHEWSQNAGGLLVWPIKFVLPLGFFLLTVQGLSELIKRIAALTGALAIDTKYEKPLQ, from the coding sequence ATGAACGGACTTTTGGCCCTGAGCCGCGGCATCGACGCCGTGAACGAGAAGGTCGGGCGGATCGCCGACTGGTGCGTGCTCCTCGCCTGCCTGATCAGCGCGGGCAATGCCTGCTTCCGGTATCTGTTCAGCCTGTCCTCGAATTCACTGCTGGAGATCCAGTGGTATCTGTTCGGCGTCACCGTCCTGCTCGGCGCCTCCTACACGCTGAAGATGAACGAGCACGTGCGCGTCGACCTCGTCTACGGCTCGCTGTCCGACCGCGGAAGGCTGTGGATCGACACGCTCGGCATCATCATCTTCCTGCTGCCGACGACGATCTTCCTGACCTATCTGTCCTGGCCGTTCTTCCTGATCTCCTATCGCCAGCACGAATGGTCGCAGAATGCCGGCGGCCTGCTGGTCTGGCCGATCAAGTTCGTCCTACCCCTCGGCTTCTTCCTTTTGACCGTGCAGGGGCTTTCCGAGCTGATCAAGCGCATCGCCGCCCTCACGGGCGCGCTTGCGATCGACACCAAATACGAAAAACCGCTGCAGTAG
- the siaT_1 gene encoding Sialic acid TRAP transporter permease protein SiaT: MFSHGIMPPLMFGGMICFMLIGFPVAFSLAAVGLFFGGLGIITGHFEPGFLQALPLRFHGIISNDLLLAIPFFTFMGAILERCGLAEDLLEGTGKLFGSLPGGLAYAVIVVGAILGAITGTVAASVIAMGVISLPIMQRYGYDMKLATGVIAASGTITQLIPPSLVLVVLADQLGRSVGDMYLGAIGPSLLQVGIFLAYVVVLSIVRPKTMPPLPPEARGEVGWELISKVLWGMIPSIVLIFLVLGTIFMGLATPTEAGAMGAVGALVLAAMHRRLTWALVDQGMKSTMRITSMVVFILIGSTVFSLVFQGMDGSRWIEHMLVSLPGGQTGFLIFVNIFVFFLAFFLDFFEIAFIVVPLLAPVAAKLGIDLIWFGVLLCVNMQTSFMHPPFGFALFYLRGIAPPSVKSSDIYLGALPWVFLQLLLVAIVIWWPESVTYWLDKGPKVDPSKVEIRIDMPGLPGGGGLPGFDLTPPQPRN, from the coding sequence ATGTTTTCGCACGGCATCATGCCACCGCTCATGTTCGGCGGAATGATCTGCTTCATGCTGATCGGCTTCCCCGTCGCCTTCTCGCTCGCCGCGGTCGGACTGTTCTTCGGTGGCCTCGGCATCATCACCGGCCATTTCGAGCCCGGCTTCCTGCAGGCGCTGCCGCTCAGGTTCCACGGCATCATTTCCAACGACCTGCTGCTCGCCATCCCCTTCTTCACCTTCATGGGGGCGATCCTCGAGCGCTGCGGCCTCGCCGAGGACCTGCTCGAGGGGACCGGCAAGCTGTTCGGCTCGCTGCCGGGCGGCCTCGCCTATGCCGTCATCGTCGTGGGCGCGATCCTCGGCGCCATCACCGGCACGGTCGCCGCCTCGGTGATCGCCATGGGCGTCATCTCGCTGCCGATCATGCAGCGCTACGGCTACGACATGAAGCTGGCGACGGGCGTGATCGCCGCCTCCGGCACCATCACCCAGCTCATTCCGCCCTCGCTCGTGCTGGTCGTGCTCGCCGACCAGCTCGGCCGCTCGGTCGGCGACATGTATCTCGGCGCCATCGGCCCGTCCCTGCTGCAGGTCGGCATCTTCCTGGCCTATGTGGTGGTGCTCTCGATCGTTCGGCCGAAGACCATGCCGCCGTTGCCGCCGGAGGCCCGCGGCGAGGTCGGCTGGGAGCTGATCTCCAAGGTGCTCTGGGGCATGATCCCGTCGATCGTGCTCATCTTCCTGGTGCTCGGCACCATCTTCATGGGCCTTGCCACGCCGACGGAGGCCGGCGCCATGGGTGCGGTCGGCGCGCTGGTGCTGGCCGCCATGCACCGGCGCCTCACCTGGGCGCTTGTCGACCAGGGCATGAAGTCGACCATGCGGATCACCTCCATGGTGGTCTTCATCCTGATCGGCTCGACCGTGTTCAGCCTCGTTTTCCAGGGCATGGACGGCTCGCGCTGGATCGAGCACATGCTGGTCAGCCTGCCGGGCGGCCAGACCGGCTTCCTGATCTTCGTCAACATCTTCGTCTTCTTCCTGGCGTTCTTCCTCGACTTCTTCGAGATCGCCTTCATCGTCGTGCCGCTGCTCGCGCCGGTCGCCGCCAAGCTCGGCATCGACCTGATCTGGTTCGGCGTGCTGCTCTGCGTCAACATGCAGACGAGCTTCATGCACCCGCCCTTCGGCTTTGCCCTGTTCTACCTGCGCGGCATCGCGCCGCCTTCGGTCAAGTCGAGCGACATCTATCTCGGCGCCCTGCCCTGGGTCTTCCTGCAGCTCCTGCTCGTCGCGATCGTCATCTGGTGGCCGGAATCGGTGACCTACTGGCTGGACAAGGGGCCCAAGGTCGATCCGTCCAAGGTGGAAATCCGCATCGACATGCCGGGCCTACCCGGTGGCGGCGGACTGCCGGGCTTCGATCTCACCCCGCCGCAACCGCGCAACTAG
- a CDS encoding Patatin-like phospholipase: MALSLSRVFRPLALVLALGLAAGCAALPRLPAVPAAETQNATFLGLTDARFHLWGDPAPLAAMWAAAQRRQLTSGRGRGTENMLAISGGGDNGAFGAGLLYGWTQTGTRPEFRLVTGVSTGALTAPFAFLGSRYDEQLKAVYTTVQRNDIAELLSVGTILFNGDSVASSAPLARLIATYVTPQMVEEIAAEYRKGRVLLIGTTDLDLGQPVAWNIGAIAASDHPYRVQAVRDILLASASIPGAFPPVMMDVMVNGQRRQELHVDGGATNQVFLYPSSVPRRSLPSALRTNGGVAWVIRNGRTAEPPSQTTRGLIQITARSISTMIASNGVGDIYRMYLLTRRDGVPFKLAYISDRFTVPYDKPFDPVYMNALFEFGRNEILSGRAWVDRPPGYAP; this comes from the coding sequence ATGGCGTTGTCGCTTTCGCGTGTATTTCGTCCCCTCGCGCTGGTTCTGGCGCTCGGCCTCGCGGCCGGCTGCGCCGCACTGCCGCGCCTGCCGGCCGTTCCCGCGGCCGAAACGCAGAACGCCACCTTTCTCGGCCTGACCGACGCGCGCTTCCACCTTTGGGGGGACCCCGCGCCGCTCGCCGCCATGTGGGCGGCCGCCCAGCGCCGCCAACTCACATCCGGGCGCGGCCGCGGCACCGAGAACATGCTGGCGATCTCCGGCGGCGGCGACAATGGCGCCTTCGGCGCCGGTCTTCTCTATGGCTGGACGCAGACCGGCACGCGCCCGGAATTCCGCCTGGTGACGGGTGTCTCCACCGGCGCCCTCACCGCCCCCTTCGCCTTCCTCGGCAGCCGCTACGACGAGCAGCTCAAGGCGGTCTACACGACGGTCCAGCGCAACGACATCGCCGAGCTCCTGTCGGTCGGCACCATCCTGTTCAATGGCGATTCGGTCGCTTCGAGCGCGCCGCTCGCCCGGCTGATCGCGACCTATGTGACACCGCAGATGGTCGAAGAGATCGCGGCCGAATACCGCAAGGGCCGCGTCCTGCTGATCGGCACCACCGACCTCGATCTCGGCCAGCCGGTCGCCTGGAACATCGGCGCGATCGCCGCCAGCGACCACCCCTATCGCGTCCAGGCGGTTCGCGACATCCTGCTCGCCTCGGCCTCGATCCCGGGGGCCTTCCCGCCGGTCATGATGGACGTCATGGTGAACGGCCAGCGGCGGCAGGAACTGCATGTCGACGGCGGCGCGACCAACCAGGTCTTCCTCTATCCGTCGAGCGTGCCGCGCCGGTCCCTGCCTTCCGCGCTGCGGACGAATGGCGGAGTCGCCTGGGTGATCCGCAACGGGCGCACGGCGGAGCCGCCGTCGCAGACCACGCGCGGCCTCATCCAGATCACGGCCCGGTCGATCTCCACCATGATCGCCTCCAACGGCGTCGGCGACATCTACCGCATGTACCTGCTGACCCGCCGCGACGGCGTGCCGTTCAAGCTCGCCTATATTTCGGACCGCTTCACCGTGCCCTACGACAAGCCGTTCGACCCGGTCTATATGAACGCGCTGTTCGAGTTCGGCCGCAACGAGATCCTCTCCGGCCGGGCCTGGGTCGACCGGCCGCCGGGCTACGCTCCCTGA
- the takP_1 gene encoding Alpha-keto acid-binding periplasmic protein TakP precursor, translating to MQRRTFIAAAPAAAAGVAMATPAIAQTMPEVKWRMTSSFPKSLDTIYGAAEVFAKAVADMTDNRFQVQVFAAGEIVPGLQAMQAVRDGTVEACHTASYYYVGIDPTFCFGTALPFGLNSRMQNAWQFQNGGMELMNAFYAKHNIHGMPLGNTGCQMGGWFRKEIKTLADLNGLKMRIGGFAGRAMQKLGVVPQQVAGGDIYPALEKGTIDAAEWVGPYDDQKLGFNKVAPYYYYPGWWEGGAMLHNFVNVAKWNALPKTYQAIVYNAAHHAHTWMQARYDAQNPAALRQLVAAGTQLRPFSLEVLEGCLKAANEVNAETAATNADFKKVLDATVAFRGEQYLWWQVAEYTFDTFMVRSRGRS from the coding sequence ATGCAGCGTCGGACATTCATTGCCGCCGCGCCGGCCGCGGCTGCCGGCGTGGCGATGGCCACGCCGGCCATCGCCCAGACCATGCCCGAGGTGAAATGGCGGATGACGTCGAGCTTTCCGAAATCGCTCGACACGATCTACGGCGCTGCCGAGGTGTTCGCCAAGGCGGTCGCCGACATGACCGACAACCGCTTCCAGGTCCAGGTCTTCGCGGCCGGCGAGATCGTGCCCGGCCTGCAGGCGATGCAGGCGGTGCGCGACGGCACGGTCGAGGCCTGCCATACCGCGTCCTACTATTACGTCGGCATCGACCCGACCTTCTGCTTCGGCACGGCGCTGCCGTTCGGGCTCAATTCGCGCATGCAGAACGCCTGGCAGTTCCAGAACGGCGGCATGGAGCTGATGAACGCATTCTATGCCAAGCACAACATCCACGGCATGCCGCTCGGCAATACCGGCTGCCAGATGGGCGGCTGGTTCCGCAAGGAGATCAAGACGCTCGCCGATCTCAACGGTCTGAAGATGCGCATCGGCGGCTTTGCCGGGCGCGCCATGCAGAAGCTCGGCGTCGTACCGCAGCAGGTGGCGGGCGGCGACATCTATCCGGCGCTGGAGAAAGGCACCATCGACGCCGCCGAATGGGTCGGCCCCTATGACGACCAGAAGCTCGGCTTCAACAAGGTGGCGCCCTATTATTATTATCCCGGCTGGTGGGAAGGCGGCGCGATGCTGCACAACTTCGTCAACGTGGCCAAATGGAACGCGCTGCCGAAGACCTATCAGGCGATCGTCTATAACGCCGCCCATCATGCCCATACCTGGATGCAGGCACGCTACGACGCGCAGAACCCGGCCGCGTTGCGTCAGCTCGTCGCCGCCGGCACCCAGCTCCGCCCCTTCTCGCTGGAGGTGCTCGAGGGCTGCCTGAAAGCGGCGAACGAGGTCAATGCCGAGACGGCGGCGACCAACGCCGATTTCAAGAAGGTGCTGGACGCGACCGTCGCCTTCCGCGGCGAGCAATATCTGTGGTGGCAGGTCGCCGAATATACGTTCGACACCTTCATGGTGCGCTCGCGCGGCCGCAGCTAG
- the Hgd_1 gene encoding 2-(hydroxymethyl)glutarate dehydrogenase gives MAKVAFLGLGVMGYPMAGHLKAKGGHEVTVYNRTFAKAEAWVKQHGGRAAATPKEAAAGQDFVFACVGNDDDLRQVTVGPDGAFQAMGRGTVFIDNTTASADVARELQAKAKTLGIGFVDAPVSGGQAGAENGVLTVMCGGEEADYARAEPVIAAYARACRRLGAPGAGQLSKMVNQICIAGLVQGLSEGLHFARKSGLDIEQLVDVISKGAAGSWQMENRHKTMNQDKFDFGFAVDWMRKDLGICLAEARRNGAHLPVTALVDQFYSEVQTMGGGRWDTSSLFARLERK, from the coding sequence ATGGCGAAAGTCGCGTTCCTCGGTCTCGGCGTCATGGGCTATCCCATGGCCGGCCACCTGAAGGCCAAGGGCGGCCACGAGGTCACGGTCTACAACCGGACGTTCGCGAAGGCCGAAGCCTGGGTGAAGCAGCATGGCGGGCGGGCGGCGGCGACGCCGAAGGAGGCGGCCGCCGGCCAGGATTTCGTCTTCGCCTGCGTCGGCAATGACGACGACCTGCGCCAGGTCACCGTCGGCCCCGACGGTGCGTTCCAGGCGATGGGCCGCGGCACGGTCTTCATCGACAACACCACCGCCTCCGCCGATGTCGCCCGCGAGCTGCAGGCCAAGGCGAAGACGCTCGGCATCGGTTTCGTCGACGCCCCGGTATCGGGCGGCCAGGCCGGGGCCGAGAACGGCGTGCTCACCGTCATGTGCGGTGGTGAGGAAGCCGACTACGCCCGGGCGGAACCGGTCATCGCCGCCTATGCACGCGCCTGCCGCCGGCTCGGCGCGCCCGGTGCGGGCCAGCTGTCGAAGATGGTCAACCAGATCTGCATTGCCGGCCTCGTCCAGGGACTCTCGGAAGGGCTGCATTTTGCCCGCAAGTCGGGCCTCGACATCGAACAGCTGGTGGACGTCATCTCCAAGGGCGCGGCGGGATCCTGGCAGATGGAGAACCGTCACAAGACGATGAACCAGGACAAGTTCGATTTCGGCTTTGCGGTCGACTGGATGCGCAAGGACCTCGGCATCTGCCTTGCCGAGGCGCGGCGCAACGGCGCGCATCTGCCGGTGACCGCGCTGGTCGACCAGTTCTACAGCGAAGTGCAGACGATGGGCGGCGGACGCTGGGATACGTCGAGCCTGTTCGCCCGGCTCGAGCGCAAATAG
- a CDS encoding Uracil DNA glycosylase superfamily protein, with translation MTDDDPPRAARRGALDAVMEAVAACRVCIEAPQGRPLPHQPRPVVWPSADARILVAGQAPGMRVHVSGRPFDDRSGDRLRDWMGIDRTVFYDRSQLAIAAMGFCFPGYDAKGGDLPPRRECRATWHDRMMAAMPQIDLVLAIGASAQAYHLDRLGLRHLRAASLTATVANWRAIRAAGDRPAVFVLPHPSWRNTGWLKRHPWFEAELLPVLRAEVAARLGPK, from the coding sequence ATGACGGACGATGATCCGCCGCGCGCCGCGCGGCGCGGCGCGCTCGACGCCGTCATGGAGGCCGTTGCCGCGTGCCGCGTCTGTATCGAGGCGCCGCAAGGGCGTCCCTTGCCGCACCAGCCCCGGCCCGTCGTCTGGCCGTCGGCCGATGCGCGGATCCTTGTCGCGGGCCAGGCGCCGGGCATGCGGGTGCACGTGTCGGGCAGGCCCTTCGACGATCGTTCCGGCGACCGCCTGCGCGACTGGATGGGCATCGACCGGACGGTGTTCTACGACCGCTCGCAGCTCGCCATCGCCGCCATGGGCTTCTGCTTCCCGGGCTATGACGCCAAGGGCGGCGATCTCCCGCCGCGCCGCGAGTGCCGCGCGACCTGGCACGACCGGATGATGGCGGCCATGCCGCAGATCGACCTCGTCCTCGCCATCGGCGCGAGCGCCCAGGCCTATCATCTCGACCGGCTGGGGCTGAGGCACCTGCGCGCCGCCAGCCTGACCGCCACCGTGGCCAACTGGCGCGCCATTCGTGCCGCCGGCGATCGGCCGGCGGTCTTCGTGCTGCCGCATCCATCCTGGCGCAACACCGGCTGGTTGAAACGCCACCCCTGGTTCGAGGCCGAACTCCTGCCGGTGCTGCGGGCCGAGGTCGCCGCCAGGCTTGGTCCGAAGTAA
- the gstB_1 gene encoding Glutathione S-transferase GST-6.0, with protein MKFYDTPGAPNPRRVRMFMAEKGLSIPSVAVDLGKRENKSEDFTAINPRQRTPALMLDDGTVITESMAICRYLEALHPEPNLFGRDAREIGEIEMWARRIEIHFLMTVAAAFRHLHPAMAEMEVPQVKEWGEVNRGRIVDELTILDRHLEGRDFIACGRFTVADITALVAVDFVRPTRVPVPEDLVHLARWRASVSARPSAKA; from the coding sequence ATGAAATTCTATGATACGCCGGGCGCGCCGAACCCTCGCAGGGTGCGCATGTTCATGGCGGAGAAAGGCCTTTCCATTCCGAGCGTCGCCGTCGACCTCGGCAAGCGCGAGAACAAGAGCGAGGATTTCACCGCGATCAATCCGCGTCAGCGGACGCCGGCTCTCATGTTGGACGATGGCACCGTCATCACCGAGTCGATGGCGATCTGCCGGTATCTCGAAGCGCTGCATCCCGAGCCGAACCTGTTCGGGCGCGACGCGCGCGAGATCGGCGAGATCGAAATGTGGGCACGGCGGATCGAGATTCATTTCCTGATGACCGTCGCCGCGGCCTTTCGCCATCTGCATCCGGCGATGGCCGAAATGGAAGTGCCGCAGGTCAAGGAATGGGGCGAGGTCAACAGGGGGCGCATCGTCGACGAACTGACCATCCTCGACCGCCATCTGGAGGGCCGGGACTTCATCGCCTGCGGCCGCTTCACCGTCGCCGACATCACCGCCCTGGTGGCCGTCGACTTCGTCAGGCCGACCCGCGTGCCGGTGCCGGAAGACCTCGTCCATCTTGCCCGCTGGCGGGCATCGGTCTCGGCGCGGCCGAGCGCCAAGGCCTGA
- the pleC_1 gene encoding Non-motile and phage-resistance protein, with protein sequence MSVEVAAERLSDRAAERAQQHALSRKRVVRQVRDAREKLTSTTGTRRSFDFELMRIYAQNKLSAALAVTLLALAIGAIAGWITNPSTGAVGCGAVLAAHVITLVLTRAFLRTQSDKTNLRAWHLRFVLAEAVLGLAWVFALTVVIQANVPEADTFLLVGMLIVVAIATMIGATLPGAVLAVTLPVGIMVIAHFLLVEGLQGAMMAALAGGALAFFGIISTKLYQANLATLEARAEKDALFGELETAKANSDEARRNAEMANIAKSRFLAQMSHELRTPLNAILGFSEVMKEEMFGAHSAPQYAEYANDIHASGQHLLSLINEILDLSRIEAGRYELNEEALVLAGVVEDCHHLLKVRAKNKGVSVVQRFEPNMPKLWADERAIRQIVLNLMSNAIKFTPAGGEITLKVGWTASGGQYISVRDTGPGIPEDEIPIVLSNFGQGSNAIKSAEQGTGLGLPIVQGLATMHGGSFTLKSTLREGTEVITTFPAERVMEALPAIESPPVEPSYILPPEPVMAMPEAANVGALRRALFGGR encoded by the coding sequence ATGAGCGTCGAGGTGGCGGCGGAGCGGTTGAGCGACCGGGCGGCGGAGCGTGCGCAACAGCATGCGCTGAGCCGCAAGCGTGTCGTTCGCCAGGTTCGCGACGCTCGCGAGAAGCTGACCTCCACGACCGGCACGCGGCGCTCGTTCGATTTCGAGCTGATGCGCATCTACGCGCAGAACAAGCTGTCCGCCGCCCTCGCCGTGACCCTGCTGGCGCTGGCGATCGGCGCGATCGCCGGCTGGATCACCAATCCCTCGACCGGCGCGGTCGGCTGCGGCGCGGTGCTCGCCGCGCATGTGATCACGCTCGTCTTGACGCGCGCCTTCCTGCGCACCCAGTCGGACAAGACGAACCTGCGGGCCTGGCACCTGCGCTTCGTGCTGGCCGAGGCGGTGCTCGGCCTTGCCTGGGTCTTCGCGCTGACCGTGGTGATCCAGGCCAATGTGCCGGAAGCCGACACCTTCCTGCTGGTCGGCATGCTGATCGTGGTGGCCATCGCCACCATGATCGGCGCGACCCTGCCGGGGGCGGTCCTGGCGGTCACCCTGCCCGTCGGCATCATGGTCATCGCGCATTTCCTGCTGGTCGAAGGGTTGCAGGGCGCCATGATGGCGGCCCTGGCAGGCGGCGCGCTCGCCTTTTTCGGCATCATCTCGACCAAGCTCTACCAGGCCAATCTGGCCACCCTCGAGGCGCGTGCGGAGAAGGATGCGCTGTTCGGCGAACTCGAGACCGCCAAGGCCAATTCGGACGAGGCCCGCCGCAATGCCGAAATGGCCAATATCGCCAAGTCGCGCTTTCTCGCCCAGATGAGCCATGAGCTGCGCACCCCGCTCAATGCCATCCTCGGCTTTTCCGAGGTGATGAAGGAGGAGATGTTCGGGGCTCACTCGGCGCCGCAATATGCCGAATATGCCAACGACATCCATGCCTCCGGGCAGCATCTCCTGTCGCTGATCAACGAGATCCTCGACCTCTCGCGCATCGAAGCCGGGCGCTACGAGCTGAACGAGGAGGCGCTGGTCCTTGCCGGCGTGGTCGAGGACTGCCACCACCTCCTGAAGGTGCGCGCCAAGAACAAGGGCGTCTCGGTCGTCCAGCGTTTCGAGCCGAACATGCCGAAGCTCTGGGCCGACGAGCGCGCCATCAGGCAGATCGTGCTCAACCTGATGTCGAACGCCATCAAGTTCACGCCGGCCGGGGGCGAGATCACGCTCAAGGTGGGCTGGACCGCTTCGGGAGGCCAGTACATTTCGGTGCGCGACACCGGCCCGGGCATTCCCGAGGACGAGATCCCCATCGTGCTGTCCAACTTCGGCCAGGGCTCCAATGCCATCAAGAGCGCGGAGCAGGGCACCGGGCTCGGCCTGCCGATCGTCCAGGGGCTGGCCACCATGCATGGCGGCTCCTTCACGCTGAAGTCGACGCTGCGCGAGGGCACGGAGGTGATCACCACCTTCCCGGCGGAGCGGGTGATGGAGGCGCTGCCGGCCATCGAGAGCCCGCCGGTGGAGCCGAGCTACATCCTGCCGCCGGAACCGGTCATGGCCATGCCCGAGGCGGCGAATGTCGGCGCACTCCGGCGTGCCCTGTTCGGCGGCCGCTGA
- the exoI gene encoding Succinoglycan biosynthesis protein ExoI → MRTHKPAGMARWRRSRRPRVNRGFTTLTLGLFVVAAGIGAYALRNVPRGAVISGHARVIDGDSLRIGITDIRIQGIDAPELFQRCTREGQEVACGREAARQLTQLIAGRPVTCERRDIDRFGRTVAQCHADDVDLGRAMVASGHALSYGGYLQEEARARSERKGVWAGEFIRPREWRDRARSAPGS, encoded by the coding sequence GTGCGCACCCATAAACCGGCCGGCATGGCACGCTGGAGGAGATCGCGCAGGCCGCGCGTCAACCGAGGGTTCACGACGCTCACGCTCGGCCTGTTCGTCGTGGCCGCCGGGATCGGCGCCTATGCGCTGCGCAACGTCCCGCGCGGCGCGGTGATCAGCGGCCACGCGCGGGTGATCGACGGCGACAGTCTCAGGATCGGCATCACCGACATCCGGATCCAGGGGATCGATGCGCCCGAGCTGTTTCAGCGCTGCACCCGCGAGGGACAGGAGGTCGCGTGCGGCCGGGAGGCGGCGCGCCAGCTCACCCAGCTCATTGCCGGCCGGCCGGTGACCTGCGAGCGCCGGGACATCGACCGGTTCGGCCGGACCGTCGCGCAGTGCCACGCCGACGACGTCGATCTCGGCCGCGCCATGGTGGCCAGCGGCCATGCCCTGTCCTATGGCGGCTATCTGCAGGAGGAGGCGCGGGCCCGCAGCGAACGGAAGGGCGTCTGGGCCGGCGAGTTCATCCGCCCGCGCGAATGGCGCGACCGCGCCCGCTCCGCGCCGGGGTCCTGA